A single Methanocaldococcus bathoardescens DNA region contains:
- a CDS encoding radical SAM protein, producing the protein MIERALILDGYTDEPAGLGVPPYIGTYPRYAYGVLDKYDVKVDYITIDKFREIRGDFNLDKYDAIICICGFHTPGKYLNANPATLKEFVSILYKYGGLKILGGPSATKYGSSMIGGKIEDESKYKAFFDVVAEGDLEAVLNDLLREKSIEKVDFNRYRTYEELREYAIRGAKVVKKHPNYPYIIAEIETYRGCSRALTGGCSFCTEPRRFGLPTFRDEKDIIDEIKALYNEGIKYFRIGRQPCMFSYKSIDSEKEEVPKPNVEAIEKLFKGIRNVSNPKVLHIDNANPAVIARHEDESRKVAKILVKYCTSGNVAAFGVESFDEKVIKANNLLTTPEDVLKAVEILNEIGGKRGETGLPYLLPGINLLFGLKGERKETFTINFEYLKEIYDRGFMIRRINIRQVVPFFGTEITLKDIKKAEKRKKLFLWFKEKVREEIDNKMLKRVVPRGTILKDVFVEVKEREDLYFGRQFGTYPILVGIVDKNLKIGEFVDVEIVDYGRRSITGRVIKP; encoded by the coding sequence ATGATAGAAAGAGCTTTGATATTGGATGGCTATACTGACGAACCAGCTGGTTTGGGAGTTCCCCCTTATATAGGAACTTATCCAAGATATGCATATGGTGTTTTAGATAAATATGATGTTAAAGTGGATTATATAACTATCGATAAATTTAGAGAGATTAGAGGAGATTTTAATTTAGATAAATACGATGCAATAATCTGCATCTGTGGCTTTCACACACCTGGGAAATATCTAAATGCAAATCCTGCTACATTAAAGGAGTTTGTTTCTATATTATATAAGTATGGTGGTTTAAAAATTTTGGGAGGGCCGTCAGCAACAAAATATGGCTCTTCAATGATTGGAGGAAAGATAGAGGATGAAAGTAAATATAAAGCATTTTTTGACGTGGTTGCTGAAGGTGATTTAGAGGCAGTTTTAAATGATTTGTTAAGGGAGAAAAGTATAGAGAAAGTTGATTTTAACAGATATAGAACTTATGAAGAGTTAAGAGAATATGCTATTAGAGGAGCTAAAGTTGTTAAAAAGCATCCAAATTATCCATATATAATAGCTGAGATTGAAACTTATAGAGGATGCTCAAGAGCTTTAACTGGAGGCTGCTCTTTCTGCACAGAGCCGAGAAGGTTTGGATTGCCAACATTTAGAGATGAAAAAGATATAATAGATGAGATTAAAGCACTATATAATGAAGGAATAAAATATTTTAGAATTGGAAGACAACCATGTATGTTTTCATACAAATCAATTGATTCAGAAAAGGAAGAGGTTCCAAAACCAAATGTTGAGGCAATTGAAAAGTTATTTAAAGGCATTAGGAATGTTTCAAATCCAAAGGTTTTACATATAGATAATGCCAATCCTGCAGTGATAGCAAGGCATGAAGATGAAAGCAGAAAGGTAGCTAAAATATTGGTTAAATACTGCACAAGTGGGAATGTTGCAGCTTTTGGTGTTGAGAGTTTTGATGAGAAAGTAATTAAAGCCAATAACTTATTAACAACACCAGAAGATGTTTTAAAAGCTGTAGAAATTTTAAATGAAATTGGTGGAAAAAGAGGAGAAACAGGATTGCCATATTTATTGCCCGGCATAAATTTATTGTTTGGATTAAAGGGAGAGAGAAAAGAAACCTTTACTATAAATTTTGAATATTTAAAAGAAATCTATGATAGGGGCTTTATGATTAGAAGGATTAACATAAGGCAAGTTGTTCCATTTTTTGGAACTGAAATAACTCTAAAAGATATAAAAAAAGCAGAAAAAAGAAAAAAATTATTTTTATGGTTTAAAGAAAAAGTTAGGGAAGAGATAGATAATAAAATGCTTAAGAGAGTTGTGCCAAGAGGGACAATATTAAAAGATGTATTTGTTGAAGTTAAAGAGAGAGAAGATTTATATTTTGGAAGGCAATTTGGAACTTATCCAATTTTAGTAGGGATTGTTGATAAAAATCTTAAAATTGGAGAATTTGTGGATGTTGAAATTGTTGATTATGGAAGGAGGTCGATAACTGGAAGGGTTATTAAACCATAG
- a CDS encoding 2-isopropylmalate synthase, producing MMVRIFDTTLRDGEQTPGVSLTPNDKLEIARKLDELGVDVIEAGSAITSKGEREGIKLITKEGLNAEICSFVRALPIDIDAALECDVDSVHLVVPTSPIHMKYKLRKTEDEVLESALKAVEYAKEHGLIVELSAEDATRSDVNFLIKLFNEGEKVGADRVCVCDTVGVLTPQKSVELFKKITENVNLPVSVHCHNDFGMATANTCSAVLGGAVQCHVTVNGIGERAGNASLEEVVTALKILYGYDTKIKMEKLYEVSRIVSRLMKLPVPPNKAIVGDNAFAHEAGIHVDGLIKNTETYEPIKPEMVGNRRRIILGKHSGRKALKYKLDLMGIDVSEDQLNIIYERVKEFGDLGKYISDADLLAIVREVTGRVVEEKIKLDELTVVSGNKITPIASVKLHYIGEDITLIETAYGVGPVDAAINAVRKAISGVADVKLEEYRVEAIGGGTDALIEVVVKLRKGTEIVEVRKSDADIIRASVDAVMEGINMLLN from the coding sequence ATGATGGTGAGAATATTTGATACAACACTTAGAGATGGAGAACAAACACCTGGAGTTTCTTTAACACCAAATGATAAGTTAGAGATAGCAAGAAAGTTAGATGAACTTGGAGTTGATGTTATAGAGGCAGGTTCAGCTATAACTTCAAAAGGAGAAAGGGAAGGAATAAAATTAATAACAAAAGAGGGATTGAATGCTGAAATCTGTTCATTTGTTAGAGCTTTACCAATAGATATAGATGCCGCTTTAGAGTGTGATGTAGATAGTGTTCATTTAGTAGTGCCAACCTCTCCAATCCATATGAAGTATAAACTAAGAAAAACAGAAGACGAGGTTTTAGAATCTGCTTTAAAAGCTGTAGAATATGCTAAAGAACATGGATTGATTGTTGAGTTGTCAGCGGAGGATGCAACAAGAAGTGATGTAAATTTCTTAATAAAATTGTTTAATGAAGGAGAAAAAGTTGGAGCAGATAGAGTTTGTGTTTGTGATACTGTAGGAGTCTTAACACCACAAAAGAGTGTAGAGTTATTTAAAAAAATAACTGAGAACGTTAATTTGCCAGTATCAGTTCATTGCCATAACGACTTTGGAATGGCTACAGCAAATACATGCTCAGCTGTTTTAGGTGGGGCTGTTCAATGCCACGTAACTGTTAATGGTATTGGTGAGAGAGCTGGAAACGCTTCATTGGAAGAGGTTGTTACTGCTTTAAAAATACTCTATGGCTATGACACTAAGATAAAGATGGAAAAGTTGTATGAGGTTTCAAGAATTGTTTCAAGATTGATGAAACTTCCTGTCCCACCAAATAAGGCAATTGTTGGTGACAATGCCTTTGCTCATGAAGCAGGAATACATGTTGATGGTTTAATAAAAAATACTGAGACTTATGAACCAATAAAACCAGAAATGGTTGGAAATAGAAGAAGAATTATCTTAGGAAAACATTCAGGTAGAAAAGCTTTAAAATACAAACTTGATTTAATGGGCATAGATGTTAGTGAAGACCAATTGAATATAATATATGAAAGAGTTAAAGAATTTGGAGATTTGGGTAAATACATTTCAGATGCTGATTTATTGGCTATAGTCAGAGAAGTTACTGGAAGAGTAGTTGAAGAGAAGATTAAATTGGATGAATTAACTGTTGTATCTGGAAATAAAATAACACCAATCGCATCTGTTAAGCTCCATTATATAGGGGAAGATATAACTTTAATCGAAACTGCTTATGGTGTAGGGCCTGTAGATGCAGCAATAAATGCTGTAAGAAAAGCAATAAGTGGGGTTGCAGATGTTAAGTTAGAAGAGTATAGAGTTGAGGCAATTGGAGGAGGAACTGATGCGTTAATAGAGGTTGTGGTTAAATTAAGAAAAGGAACTGAAATTGTTGAAGTTAGAAAATCAGATGCAGATATAATAAGAGCTTCCGTAGATGCAGTTATGGAAGGAATTAACATGCTATTGAATTAA
- a CDS encoding winged helix-turn-helix transcriptional regulator — protein sequence MLFPNWKLYDEEKVLLNDTRKEIYKYISDNPGTYLREISKNLNKPVSTITWHLRILEKANLIKSKKFGNRIIYYPSNVDLKELPLLFLNETQKRIFEYLLKSPAHLRKIAKDLNLNVETVRYNLRKLETLGIVKHKEEKNKVIYYVDESILEFRK from the coding sequence TTGTTATTTCCAAACTGGAAATTATATGATGAAGAAAAAGTCCTCTTAAATGATACAAGAAAGGAAATTTATAAGTATATATCAGATAATCCAGGAACTTATTTGAGAGAAATATCTAAAAACTTGAATAAACCTGTTTCAACTATAACATGGCATTTAAGAATTTTAGAGAAGGCTAACTTAATTAAAAGTAAAAAATTTGGAAATAGAATAATTTATTATCCATCTAATGTAGATTTAAAAGAATTACCTTTGTTATTTTTAAATGAAACACAAAAAAGAATATTTGAATATTTATTAAAAAGTCCTGCACATTTAAGGAAAATAGCTAAAGATTTAAATCTTAATGTTGAAACTGTAAGATACAATTTAAGAAAATTAGAAACTCTTGGAATTGTAAAACATAAAGAAGAGAAAAACAAAGTTATATATTATGTAGATGAATCTATCTTAGAATTTCGTAAATAA
- a CDS encoding AAA family ATPase codes for MLLIGITGMPGAGKSAIHEVAKKYNLPVVSMGDVVRYETKKRGLELNPENVGKTAIKLREEFGNEAIAVACLRYIEENLKDKDVVIVEGIRSLYEVNYFRKHKPLVLIAIHSSPLTRFERLRMRGREDDSANWEVFVERDLRELGFSIGYAIALADFVVVNESSFEDCINQLDNILKEILNNLEKYKEYNFIYEILR; via the coding sequence ATGTTGCTAATAGGAATTACAGGAATGCCAGGGGCTGGAAAAAGCGCAATACATGAAGTAGCTAAAAAATACAATCTTCCAGTAGTTTCTATGGGGGATGTTGTTAGATATGAAACAAAAAAAAGGGGCTTGGAATTAAATCCTGAAAATGTTGGAAAAACTGCTATAAAGTTGAGGGAAGAGTTTGGAAATGAGGCAATTGCAGTAGCATGTCTAAGATACATAGAGGAAAATTTAAAAGATAAGGATGTGGTTATTGTTGAGGGTATAAGAAGTTTATATGAAGTAAATTATTTTAGAAAACATAAGCCATTAGTTTTAATAGCCATCCATTCCTCTCCATTAACAAGATTTGAGAGATTGAGAATGAGAGGAAGGGAAGATGATTCAGCAAATTGGGAAGTGTTTGTAGAGAGAGATTTGAGGGAATTAGGATTCAGTATTGGTTATGCTATTGCATTAGCCGATTTTGTAGTAGTTAATGAGAGTAGTTTTGAAGATTGTATAAATCAGTTAGACAATATTTTAAAAGAAATCTTAAATAATTTAGAAAAATACAAAGAATATAATTTTATTTACGAAATTCTAAGATAG
- a CDS encoding class III signal peptide-containing protein, whose protein sequence is MISIKSNKGQISLEFSLLVMVVVLSAIIVSYYLISTAIETKKANVEIINQSSNVAEKVLSNVS, encoded by the coding sequence ATGATATCTATAAAATCCAATAAAGGGCAAATTTCCCTTGAATTTTCTTTGTTAGTTATGGTTGTTGTCTTATCAGCTATAATTGTTTCTTATTATTTAATATCAACTGCTATTGAGACAAAAAAAGCTAATGTAGAAATTATAAATCAAAGTTCCAATGTTGCTGAGAAAGTTCTAAGTAATGTATCGTAA
- a CDS encoding DUF5814 domain-containing protein → MLIVRKPKKKKEEIEIVKVDGKIEDGVEIKNNQKIFANYKKVGDKYKLYRCRVGDKLIQPSKVLELLKSDKIYILKENEEVEEILKSYNLKSDYIELCPFCLLKNIYKRLTRNNRCRYGNLEICISCGVNEIKEEVKINEEFIEKFLKRFKDVDKVLSLLRIRNPLDKPELTRYDIITGSEEDKIENYKIDELDIPEELKEIIKSRGINELLPVQTLSVKAGLLKGEDLLIVSATSSGKTLIGELAGIKNLIKTGKKFLFLVPLVALANQKYLEFKERYEKLGFKVSLRVGLGRIGKKVDVETSLDADIIVGTYEGIDYLIRTKRLKDIGTVVIDEIHSLNLEERGARLDGLIGRLRFLFKDAQKIYLSATIGNPKGLAKQLGAKLVLYNGRPVPLERHIIFCKNDFAKLNIIKEIAKREWQNISKFGYRGQCLIFTYSRKRAEYLAKALRAKGIKAEFYHGGMEYIRRRKVEDDFANQKIQCVVTTAALSAGVDFPASTVILESLAMGGDWLNPAEFQQMCGRAGRKGMHEIGKVYLLVEIGKKYHAKMENTEDEVAFKLLNAVPEDVKVEYTEDEEEEQILATISAGINKRQDIDRVPYIGRAFSLNKILSNLESYGMVKVNNDVKLTNYGNAVAISFLYPKIAEKIREGIAENKHLIKLITEIMPFENVYLSNSLKIKLSKILNINVPSRFFDALEVIREGMEKIRDKKLKEELTLIIMEFEGVEVEEKILEMIINLRISGKTPGQISKTLYEGFKIQTYSGDIYYYLEQLLNLLDAIERIARIFNKKYAEKVNELKEKIENPK, encoded by the coding sequence ATGCTTATCGTTAGGAAGCCAAAAAAGAAAAAGGAAGAAATTGAGATAGTTAAAGTTGATGGAAAAATAGAGGACGGGGTAGAAATTAAAAATAACCAAAAAATATTTGCAAATTACAAAAAAGTTGGGGATAAATACAAGTTATATAGATGTAGAGTAGGAGATAAGTTAATTCAGCCATCTAAGGTTTTGGAGTTGTTAAAATCTGACAAAATATACATATTGAAAGAAAATGAGGAAGTAGAGGAGATTTTAAAATCATACAATTTAAAGTCTGATTACATAGAGCTTTGCCCATTTTGCTTATTAAAAAATATTTACAAAAGATTGACAAGAAATAATAGATGTAGGTATGGAAATTTAGAAATCTGTATAAGTTGTGGAGTTAATGAAATTAAAGAAGAGGTTAAAATTAATGAGGAATTTATAGAGAAATTTTTAAAGAGGTTTAAAGATGTTGATAAAGTTCTCTCTTTATTAAGAATAAGAAATCCATTAGATAAGCCAGAATTAACAAGATATGATATTATAACAGGTAGTGAAGAAGACAAGATTGAAAATTATAAGATAGATGAATTAGATATCCCTGAAGAACTTAAAGAGATAATAAAGAGTAGAGGCATTAATGAGCTTTTACCTGTTCAAACGCTATCAGTTAAAGCTGGTTTGTTAAAAGGGGAGGATTTATTGATTGTTTCAGCAACTTCTTCAGGGAAAACATTGATTGGAGAATTAGCTGGGATTAAAAATTTAATTAAAACTGGGAAAAAGTTTCTATTTTTAGTTCCTTTGGTGGCTTTGGCAAATCAAAAATACTTAGAATTTAAAGAAAGATATGAAAAATTAGGTTTTAAAGTTAGTTTAAGAGTTGGATTAGGGAGGATTGGAAAAAAAGTTGATGTTGAAACATCGTTAGATGCTGATATTATAGTTGGGACTTATGAAGGGATTGATTATTTAATTAGGACTAAAAGATTAAAAGATATTGGAACAGTGGTTATTGATGAAATTCACTCTTTAAATTTAGAAGAAAGAGGGGCAAGATTGGATGGTTTAATTGGTAGGTTGAGATTTTTATTTAAAGATGCTCAAAAAATATATTTATCAGCAACAATTGGAAATCCAAAGGGGTTGGCTAAACAATTGGGAGCTAAATTAGTTTTATACAATGGAAGACCTGTCCCATTAGAAAGACATATAATTTTCTGCAAAAATGACTTTGCTAAATTAAATATTATTAAAGAAATTGCTAAAAGAGAATGGCAGAACATTTCAAAATTTGGATATAGAGGGCAGTGCCTAATCTTTACATATTCAAGAAAGAGAGCTGAGTATTTAGCTAAAGCTTTAAGAGCTAAGGGGATTAAAGCAGAGTTTTACCATGGAGGAATGGAGTATATAAGAAGGAGGAAAGTTGAAGATGATTTTGCAAATCAAAAAATTCAGTGTGTTGTTACAACTGCAGCGTTATCTGCAGGGGTTGATTTTCCTGCTTCAACAGTTATCTTAGAGAGTTTAGCTATGGGCGGTGACTGGTTAAATCCAGCTGAATTCCAGCAAATGTGTGGGAGGGCTGGAAGAAAGGGAATGCATGAAATTGGAAAAGTTTATCTTTTGGTAGAGATTGGTAAGAAATATCACGCAAAGATGGAAAATACTGAAGATGAAGTAGCCTTTAAATTATTGAATGCAGTTCCTGAAGATGTTAAAGTTGAATATACTGAGGATGAAGAAGAAGAGCAAATATTGGCCACAATCTCAGCTGGAATAAATAAAAGGCAGGATATAGATAGAGTGCCATATATTGGAAGGGCATTTTCTTTAAACAAAATTTTAAGTAATTTAGAGAGTTATGGGATGGTAAAAGTCAATAATGATGTGAAATTAACTAATTATGGAAATGCAGTAGCTATATCATTTTTATATCCAAAGATTGCTGAAAAAATTAGAGAAGGAATTGCTGAGAATAAACATCTTATTAAATTAATTACAGAGATTATGCCATTTGAAAATGTTTATCTTTCAAACAGTTTAAAAATAAAGCTTTCAAAAATTTTGAATATAAATGTCCCTTCAAGGTTTTTTGATGCTTTAGAAGTTATTAGAGAAGGGATGGAAAAAATTAGGGATAAAAAATTAAAAGAAGAATTGACATTAATTATTATGGAATTTGAAGGAGTTGAAGTTGAGGAGAAAATTTTAGAGATGATTATTAATCTAAGGATTTCAGGAAAAACCCCTGGACAAATTTCAAAAACACTATATGAAGGGTTTAAAATTCAAACATATTCTGGAGATATTTACTATTACTTAGAGCAATTATTAAATCTTTTAGATGCTATAGAAAGAATAGCAAGAATATTCAATAAGAAATATGCTGAAAAAGTTAATGAACTAAAAGAAAAAATAGAAAATCCAAAATAA
- a CDS encoding potassium channel family protein, which yields METSKKVAIVVILSITLILTYAYLISIIEGVDYFTALYFSVITITTTGYGDFTPKTFIGRALTVIYLCIGVGIVMYLFSLIAEFIVEGKFEEFMRLKKMKNKIKTLKDHYIICGYGRLGRVVGEKFIQEGVPFIAIDINEDVLKEEYERYPDKFLYIVGDAKKDEVLKKAKIDKAKGLIATLPTDADNVFVTLTARELNPNILITAKADEKEAIRKLKIAGANRVVSPYLIGGLRMAEVSVRPGVLDFLSTFIKIAKDEYEEDIELRKFVIEKDSELAYKNLKQANIRGKTGATILGIRRGNEFYINPYPEFVIKPGDIIYAFGTEENLEYLENLVKRKRNKL from the coding sequence ATGGAGACTTCGAAAAAGGTAGCAATTGTTGTTATTCTCTCTATTACATTAATTTTGACTTATGCCTACTTAATAAGTATAATTGAAGGAGTAGATTACTTTACTGCATTGTACTTTAGTGTTATTACAATAACTACAACGGGTTATGGAGATTTTACTCCAAAAACGTTTATAGGAAGGGCATTAACTGTAATTTACTTATGTATTGGTGTCGGTATAGTAATGTATCTTTTTAGTTTAATAGCAGAGTTTATTGTTGAAGGTAAGTTTGAAGAGTTCATGAGGTTGAAAAAAATGAAAAACAAAATCAAAACTTTAAAAGACCATTATATTATTTGTGGATATGGAAGATTGGGGAGGGTTGTTGGGGAAAAATTTATTCAAGAAGGAGTTCCGTTTATAGCTATAGATATTAATGAAGATGTCCTAAAAGAAGAGTATGAAAGATATCCTGATAAGTTTTTATACATAGTGGGGGATGCTAAAAAGGATGAGGTGTTAAAGAAAGCAAAAATTGATAAGGCAAAGGGGTTAATTGCCACTCTACCAACTGATGCAGATAATGTGTTTGTTACATTAACAGCAAGAGAGCTAAATCCAAATATTCTAATTACTGCTAAAGCAGATGAGAAAGAAGCTATAAGAAAATTAAAAATAGCTGGGGCTAATAGAGTAGTGTCTCCATATTTAATTGGTGGATTAAGAATGGCTGAAGTTTCTGTCAGACCAGGAGTTTTAGATTTCCTAAGTACATTTATTAAAATAGCTAAAGATGAATATGAGGAAGATATTGAATTAAGAAAATTTGTTATTGAAAAAGATTCAGAATTGGCATACAAAAACTTAAAACAGGCAAATATCAGGGGTAAAACAGGAGCTACTATTTTGGGAATAAGGAGAGGAAATGAGTTTTATATAAACCCTTATCCAGAATTTGTTATAAAACCTGGCGATATAATATATGCGTTTGGAACTGAAGAGAATTTAGAGTATTTAGAGAACCTTGTTAAAAGGAAGAGAAATAAATTATAA
- a CDS encoding protoglobin domain-containing protein, whose protein sequence is MNANFDEIFNEIIENMHHFASEEKDFSKLTEYKDILSKTIDDVVKEVFDDIFSYERTKTLFDENKRKEIENDFKAWIKSFFEISNSNDLNEFYKEVVRRGIKYVEKDFLPEYLTAILIKIGDRLKNKLENELGNNAQEIINILDDLLKRVILLNVAAYMNFESKVLDYIGINQNLKRNAIKLGIKKMGL, encoded by the coding sequence ATGAATGCAAATTTTGATGAAATATTTAATGAAATTATTGAGAATATGCACCACTTTGCTTCTGAGGAAAAGGATTTTTCTAAATTAACAGAGTATAAAGATATATTAAGCAAAACTATTGATGATGTTGTTAAGGAAGTGTTTGATGATATCTTCTCATACGAAAGAACTAAGACGTTATTTGATGAGAATAAAAGAAAAGAAATTGAGAATGATTTTAAAGCGTGGATAAAAAGTTTCTTTGAAATATCCAACAGTAATGATTTAAACGAGTTTTATAAAGAAGTTGTAAGAAGAGGAATTAAATATGTTGAAAAAGATTTTCTACCTGAATATTTAACAGCAATACTTATTAAAATTGGAGATAGGTTAAAAAATAAATTAGAAAACGAGTTAGGAAATAACGCTCAAGAAATTATTAATATATTAGATGATTTGTTAAAAAGAGTTATATTATTAAATGTTGCTGCATATATGAACTTTGAAAGTAAGGTTTTAGATTATATTGGAATAAATCAAAATCTTAAGAGGAATGCAATTAAATTAGGAATAAAAAAGATGGGGTTATAA
- a CDS encoding DUF505 family protein, with protein MFLKKRHLEILKKMKETEMQNEIEKALPEEFKTRALELFILGFAELKENKITFTEAGKRLMEIVDKIDIEKLPDVFVDSEIIKIMELLEETGNIPEEWMTMLKERFLADENGLSEIGKEILKIYKETHPVVYLTPEILAFIKDMPKIGVYDELITYKNTKEYGDNIINALQAMRLLLISPKTESGKAFATTKALNYALKVASLVPNLNRALILRKEDFEVLEKGETTEELTESGFYEDGEVTELGQAMMDTYKEMGKVEEKTLPIYILDDEIKVLKAIEEIKEKYETNPEILPTYDEIKKRTNIDDLGAILHTLESKELIKREVVKNKDTYWMTEFGEKVKDLGVVSTDGMKAITYPESGDVPIAEWVVKGKEEGTVNRGITEKGKYLIKLSKTIKRKPYLTKYDISTLIKIPRKKYIHRDELVKLIQDHVGGDEKEIIKALGECESKGFIKELQNKMIKLTELGEEVKTAIEMAKIQELLATKFAVTPTTFNILKTIYEHKEEFDKVWKEKSEGKEHKENEIVLLAKYLSLTPEEIKKNLVILKNVGLIGKKGLTDAGIKLVEAYINLW; from the coding sequence TTGTTCTTAAAAAAGAGACATTTAGAAATATTGAAAAAGATGAAAGAGACAGAAATGCAGAATGAAATAGAAAAAGCCCTGCCAGAAGAGTTTAAAACAAGAGCTTTAGAGTTGTTTATATTAGGATTTGCTGAATTAAAAGAAAATAAGATAACTTTTACTGAAGCAGGAAAAAGATTGATGGAAATTGTTGATAAAATTGATATAGAAAAGCTTCCAGATGTGTTTGTTGATTCTGAGATTATAAAAATTATGGAATTGTTAGAAGAAACTGGTAATATACCAGAAGAATGGATGACAATGTTAAAAGAGAGATTCTTAGCAGATGAGAATGGATTGAGTGAGATTGGAAAAGAGATTTTAAAGATATATAAAGAAACTCATCCAGTTGTTTACCTAACTCCTGAGATATTAGCATTTATAAAAGATATGCCAAAGATTGGGGTTTATGATGAGCTAATAACTTACAAAAATACTAAGGAATATGGGGACAACATAATTAATGCACTTCAAGCTATGAGATTGCTCTTAATCTCACCAAAAACAGAAAGTGGAAAAGCTTTTGCCACAACAAAAGCATTGAACTATGCTTTAAAAGTAGCTTCGTTAGTTCCAAACTTAAATAGAGCATTGATATTACGAAAAGAAGACTTTGAGGTATTAGAGAAAGGGGAAACTACTGAAGAGCTGACAGAAAGCGGTTTCTATGAAGATGGGGAAGTTACTGAATTAGGACAGGCAATGATGGATACATATAAAGAGATGGGTAAAGTTGAAGAGAAAACTCTCCCTATCTACATATTAGATGATGAAATTAAGGTTTTAAAGGCAATTGAGGAAATAAAAGAAAAGTATGAAACAAACCCAGAGATTCTGCCAACTTATGATGAAATTAAAAAGAGAACAAATATTGATGATTTAGGGGCTATATTACACACTTTAGAATCAAAAGAATTGATAAAGAGAGAAGTTGTTAAAAATAAAGATACATACTGGATGACAGAGTTCGGGGAAAAGGTTAAAGATTTAGGTGTAGTATCAACAGATGGAATGAAAGCTATAACCTACCCAGAAAGTGGTGATGTCCCAATTGCTGAATGGGTAGTTAAAGGTAAAGAAGAGGGAACTGTAAATAGAGGAATAACAGAAAAAGGAAAATATTTAATAAAATTATCAAAGACAATTAAAAGAAAGCCATACTTAACAAAATATGACATTTCAACTCTCATTAAGATTCCAAGAAAGAAATACATCCACAGAGATGAGTTAGTTAAATTAATCCAAGACCACGTTGGTGGGGATGAGAAAGAGATTATTAAAGCATTAGGAGAGTGTGAATCAAAAGGATTTATTAAAGAATTGCAAAACAAGATGATTAAATTAACAGAATTAGGGGAAGAGGTTAAAACAGCCATAGAGATGGCAAAGATTCAAGAGCTATTAGCTACAAAGTTTGCGGTAACTCCAACAACATTCAACATATTAAAAACCATCTATGAGCACAAAGAAGAGTTTGATAAAGTATGGAAAGAGAAAAGTGAAGGTAAAGAGCACAAAGAAAATGAAATTGTATTATTAGCTAAATACTTATCCTTAACACCAGAAGAAATTAAAAAGAATTTAGTTATATTGAAGAATGTTGGTTTAATTGGTAAAAAAGGATTAACTGATGCAGGAATTAAATTAGTGGAGGCATATATTAACCTTTGGTAA
- a CDS encoding beta-class carbonic anhydrase: MGNAKPKKKLAVVTCMDARLVNFLSEKLGIKRGDAKVIKNAGNIVTDDVIRSLVVAIYCLGIEKILVVGHTDCGMKYIDVEDIKKKMIERGANPYFVTNLKCWLGKIDDEEKNVIEGVNIIKNHPAIPKDVSVEGYIIDVETGELKKLC, translated from the coding sequence ATGGGGAATGCAAAACCGAAGAAAAAACTTGCAGTTGTTACATGCATGGATGCACGTCTTGTGAATTTTTTATCAGAAAAATTGGGAATAAAGAGAGGAGACGCTAAAGTTATCAAAAATGCTGGAAATATTGTAACTGATGATGTGATAAGGTCTCTTGTTGTTGCAATCTACTGTTTAGGGATAGAGAAAATTTTGGTTGTTGGACATACTGACTGTGGAATGAAATACATTGATGTTGAAGATATTAAGAAGAAGATGATAGAAAGAGGAGCTAACCCCTATTTTGTCACAAACCTTAAATGTTGGTTGGGTAAGATTGATGATGAAGAAAAGAATGTAATTGAAGGAGTAAATATAATAAAGAACCATCCTGCAATTCCAAAAGATGTAAGTGTTGAAGGGTATATAATAGATGTTGAAACTGGAGAGCTCAAAAAACTCTGTTAA